TCGTTCCGCAAAGCAACAATAAACTTATCTTGCTGAATTGCATCAAATATTGCTCCACTAGCAGTGAATTGATAATGTTTATTATCGTAAAAAAACAAGATATAGTCCAACATACTTACCTCTTTATTGAATTCGTTTCGATCAAGAAAAACATTCGGACCGGAAGCAAACTTTATCCATGGATATTCATCTGTTTCAAAATTATGCCAGCCAATGAGGTGTGCCGAAAATTGCTCCGGGTATTTTTCTGAGAAATAATGGGTGATCTCACCGAAAATTTTAAATCCCTTCGCTTGCGTCGCAACACCAACCCAACCAAATCGAGTCATTACTCCACTTTTATTGACCTTGGGAAGAGATTCATTGAAAATATAAGGGTGATGCATGGTGACAATATTTCCCGTCAAATTCGGATAATACCTAGTGAAATTCTGGACAATAGATGGTCCAAGGATAATCAATTTTAGATTTTTAGACAAAGTGCCCCGAAAAAAAGGTTTCAAAAAAGAAGAATACCAATATAGGGGGCTAGTTATCTTATATGTTGAAAATAAATAACCCAGCTCGCCGTGGCAAACAACATAGACCTCTGTTTTTAACATTCTTAAAATTATTTTTAAGAAAACAGCAAAGACCGGATTAAGCGCTGGGAATACAATACGCGATGACTTAAACTTCAATAAATAAAAGATATTTAGAAAAGTTCCAAAAAGATATCTAAAAAATATAGCGTAAAATGAATTTCCTTTGGGGAGGTTTTTTGATTTAAACGTTATCCGATTTGAAAGCTCTTGAAATCCCTGATCTTCCTTTAATAACTTTACTATGGCATTTATAGCCGATTTGTCTGCTATGTAGAGCAAAGGGGTCGTTGAACTATTTAAAATAACATATAAAAACGAAGTATTAAACATTTCGTGAAACCCACCAATGGAAAAAGTATCAACAATAACAGTCTTTTTCATGATTTCCGTTTAAGCACATTTATGATTCTATTTTTTTTCAATGCCATAAAATAGCTCAACACTAATTTCAGTGCATTAACGGAAATGCCAGCATCGGCTATCAATTTTTTAAACTCCTCATATCCCATCTCAGCATGCACACTACCTGCTTGAACCGAAAGCCAACGTAAACACAATTGATCCGTTATAGCGATCTCATTTTCTGTAGTTACATGTTTTAGCCAGCTAATATATTGGCTCGCTGCGTTCAATTTCTTTTCAACGACTGATTTAGATTTTATATCCGACGAAATGTTGAAACCACTAAAACGCCAATAAACATTCGAGCTGAGCGCTGTAATTTGCTTACCATTATTTAACGAATATAGAAACCAAGTAGCGTCATCTGATGCCCAACCCAAAGGGAAATCTGCGAATTTAAATCTTTCATATAGCGATCGGTGAAAAATATACTCTACTGCAAAACTCCGAAAGCCATTGCAAGCCAACCTATTCCTGATAAAGTCAATTGAGCTTATTGATCCCCCAATATCATTTAGGTGATCAAATTTAGTATAGCTGGGGTGCAATTTCCCATGCTCATCAATAACTTTGGTATGAAATTTATATAACAAGCTATGTTCGTTATAGTTATTATAGAACACCTCTACTGCATTGCATTCGATCAAATCATCATCAGAAAAAAGCCAGACCCAATCTTCCTGCGTTAAATCAATACATCTTTCCCATTGTTTTGTCAAAGATTCACCACCTAAGTTAACTTCAAAACGATGATATCTTATCTCTAATTTATCGCAGTATTTGTCCAATATTGGTTGAATTGTATAAGGACTATTATCGTCACCAATGTATACTGTAAAGTTTTTAACCGTCTGAAGGCTTAGACTTTCTAATGTATTTTCGATAAACTTATTTTTATAATATGGAATGACTATCGCCAAGTTGGATTTACACATCATTATATCAACGATCTAAATATGAATAAATTTTTTTTACAATCAGAGACCAGCTAAATTCCTGTTTAGCTCGAGATATGATATCCGTTTCTGCGGGTAGCCTTATCTCTTCATTAATAATTGACTGTAAAATAACGGTCAGCTTTTCAACATTACCAACTTCAAAAAAAATGCCGTAAGGTCCCGCGATTTCTATAGCAGGGGTTAATTCGGTAGATACAATAAAACATCCACATGACATCCCCTCTAGCAAAGCTATACCAAAGCTTTCAAACTTTGATGTCTGAACAAAAATCTTGGATTTTCGGAGCCTTCTCAATAACATTCTTCTATCGGAGATTGGTCCTGTAAAGAAAACCTTATTTTTAAGTTCTGGATTTGCTTCAAAAAAGAGGCTAATATCTCCCCGAAAGGTCTCGTCTATAGGACCTATAAATTCGACCTTCCAAGCTTGCAGATCTAGCGTACACAATGCATTGAGCATCGTTAAATTATCCTTTTCCGGCGCGCCAACTCGTCCCACTAATACGATAATTTTTTCTTTTTCCTTATTAAGATCTTGTTCGGTAAGAAATGACAACTTTTCAAAATCAAAACCGTTCGGAATATAAGCAACACGCATAGATACATCTTGTTCGAAGAAATTTTGCAAAGATCTGCTTTCAACAGATATCAGATCTACTTTATTATATAAACTAACTTTAAATTTCTTCCATAGTCCTTTAGATTTCGCAAAACTGCTTTCTTTTATACTATCATTTGCATCCAATTTAAAATAAAACTTGACTCTATTACCGGTAATCACTTTAATAAACAAAGCAATTAAAGTTTTGATAAATGACTGATGAAAGAACATGACAACATCGAATCTTCTCAAATGATATAAAAGGAAAAAAAAGATGTTTAAATTTTCAT
The window above is part of the Sphingobacterium sp. ML3W genome. Proteins encoded here:
- a CDS encoding glycosyltransferase → MKRFITIFPGGANIHLIKDVGMIPYFLQKEGYYKSSIACYEKRESMEYLDTEVKGLSYYRIKKTFKNENLNIFFFLLYHLRRFDVVMFFHQSFIKTLIALFIKVITGNRVKFYFKLDANDSIKESSFAKSKGLWKKFKVSLYNKVDLISVESRSLQNFFEQDVSMRVAYIPNGFDFEKLSFLTEQDLNKEKEKIIVLVGRVGAPEKDNLTMLNALCTLDLQAWKVEFIGPIDETFRGDISLFFEANPELKNKVFFTGPISDRRMLLRRLRKSKIFVQTSKFESFGIALLEGMSCGCFIVSTELTPAIEIAGPYGIFFEVGNVEKLTVILQSIINEEIRLPAETDIISRAKQEFSWSLIVKKIYSYLDR
- a CDS encoding glycosyltransferase; amino-acid sequence: MMCKSNLAIVIPYYKNKFIENTLESLSLQTVKNFTVYIGDDNSPYTIQPILDKYCDKLEIRYHRFEVNLGGESLTKQWERCIDLTQEDWVWLFSDDDLIECNAVEVFYNNYNEHSLLYKFHTKVIDEHGKLHPSYTKFDHLNDIGGSISSIDFIRNRLACNGFRSFAVEYIFHRSLYERFKFADFPLGWASDDATWFLYSLNNGKQITALSSNVYWRFSGFNISSDIKSKSVVEKKLNAASQYISWLKHVTTENEIAITDQLCLRWLSVQAGSVHAEMGYEEFKKLIADAGISVNALKLVLSYFMALKKNRIINVLKRKS